The genome window TCATTGCCCGTCACATTCCAGTACAGCTCATCATACTCGTTAAAGAATCCGAGCTGGTGGTCAGTGGTATATGTCAGTTCATACTCATATATGCCGGGGGCAAGGGTTACGTTATCGCTGCCGATGTAGGTCCTGATCCCATTCTCATAATCCTTCGTGGCATACGGCTCCGGCTTTCCGCCCCTCTTGACGCCGACCATACGGAACCCCACTTTTCTGATCTTGCCTGAGGCCTCTTCATATTTTTGCGGGAAATCCCTGTAGATGCCGTGTTTGATCTTGATCGCTTCACTGCGGATGACAATGGTCTCGGTAACCGTCAGATGTGCATCCTCATGCACCGTGATATCGCTATGAAAGCTGAGGATCCGCTCGTCTGCCTGCGCAACGGGAACAAGCAGACAGAAGAGGAAAAGCAGGGCCAGCAGGCGGGTCTTCATGCCTTATTTATCGAGGCGAAGGCTGATGACCAGCAATACAATGCCGTCAGCCAGCATGAGGAGATTAAGGATTGCGCTCTGGCCATGCAGGGTCCGGAACTTTTTTCTGAGCTGATCATCAGGAGAGGTCTTTTCAAAAGAGGCGATCTCCTGTTTGACTCTTTTAATCTCCGGATGCAGTCTGACACTCACATACAGCGACAGTATGACAGCCGCGGTCAAAAGGAAAAGAGACAGGTTGTAACCGGGAACCGCCCTGTCCTGAACAGAGAGCAGAAAAAGTACAAGGGACAGGACAGCGACAATTATGGAAAAAAGGAAATACGAGGGGAAGAGCTTCCCCACGATATCGCCGGCCATATCCTTGCCATAGGATTTGAAGATCACCGGCGTGACAACAAAGGTGAAGAGAAAAATGCCGCCGACCCAGAGAGAAAGTATGAGGGTATAGAGATGGGTTAGTATCGTTTTCATGGAGACATTATAGCCTAAACTCTATCGGTAATGAAGACGCAGGACCGGCACAGCAGCCTGTACCGTTAAACAGACCTGTATTTCGAGCCAAATATCAGGTAGAGTATAGGAGTATGCGTTTTGACGAACTGAACATCCATCCAAAGGTCCTCGAAGGAATACAGGCTGCGGGATTTTCAACATGTACGCCTGTCCAGGCCTTGACCCTGCCGGAAGCCCTGAAAGGGCGGGATATTGCGGCTCAGGCGCAGACCGGCACCGGCAAGACTGCCGCATTTCTGATCTCGGTATTTTCAAGGATGCTTACCATGCCTGCTCCGGGCCAGGGACCTTCGCCGCGGGCGCTGGTTATTGCGCCTACCCGCGAACTGGTCGTTCAGATTGAGGCAGAGGCAAAACTGTTGGGCGGCTTTACAGGATTTACGATCGTCTCTGCCTACGGCGGCATTGACTATCTGAAGCAGAGAGATGACATCGCCAGAGGGGTTGATATGCTGATCGGCACACCAGGCCGGCTCATCGACTACCTGAAGCAGAAGGTCTATAGTCTGAGAAAAACCCAGTTCCTTGTTATTGACGAGGCTGACCGCATGTTCGACATGGGTTTTATCGCTGACCTCCGCTTCATGCTCAGGAGAATGGCGCCCTACAACGAGCGGCAGTCCATGCTCTTTTCAGCAACCCTTTCAAACCGCGTCATGGAGCTCTGCTATGAACATATGAACAACCCCGAGCGGTTTTCCGTAACGCCCGAACAGATGACGGTCGATATTATCGAGCAGGAACTGTATCACGTGAGCAAGGAAGAGAAGTTCGGCCTTCTTCTGGGACTTCTGAAGCGGGAGCCGGGCGGCCACTATATTATCTTCTGCAACATGAAGTCCACCGCAGACAGGCTGAAGACGCTGCTGAACGCCAATGAGTATCCTGCGGCAGCCATCACCGGAGACCTTCCGCAGGACAAGCGGATCAAGGTGCTGAACCGCTTCAAAAGCGGAGATCTCGCGATTCTGATTGCAACTGACGTTGCCAGCAGAGGCCTGCATGTCGATGGCATCACCCATGTGATCAACTATGACCTTCCCCAGGATTCAGAGGATTATGTCCACCGCATCGGCAGGACAGCACGGGCGGGTGCAGGCGGCAAGGCGATCAGCCTGGCCTGCGAAAGCTACGTGCTTTCGCTCCACGACATAGAAGAATATATAAAGAAAAAGATACCGACTCTGCCCGTAACCGATGAGTTGATCGTTACCGATTATAAAAGAGTATCGTTGCATCAGCCTCAATCGCGAAAAGGGCCTCCTTCTCGCGGGAAAAGACCTTCAGATAAAGGGACAAAAAAATATACGTCCGGATCTGGCAGCAGGAGCACTGGCTCCTCAGGATCAGAAAGCCGCCGCAGACCTGACAGCCAAAAGCGGGCCGGGAAAAAACCTGCGTCTCATGCCAAGCCTGAGCCATCCGGCAGATAGCAGCGATTCAAACACGCAGTTTTCGAACGCTTATTCGTGAAGCAGGGCCAGTTGACAATGATGGTTCATTTCATATAATATCTAAACATTGCAACTATCAAATGCACGAGGAGGCATCCATGTCAGACAAGAAATTCGTTTTTACCCTGTCGCACACAACTACCAACCCTATTGAAGTCCTTGGCATTATGAAAATCGCTTCGAACATCAAGGCCTTTTCGGACGAGTCAGAGATCGCTATTTTTCTTATCGGAGAAGGAGTTCAGTTGGCAAAAAAAGGTGTTATTGAGAATATCTCGATGGAGTTTGAGGGCAAGCAGGTCAATTTCGGCGAAATGCTCGAACTACTGGTCGATTTCGGCGTCAAGTTCTACGTCTGCCATGCCTTTATGCCTGGTTATGGTCTCACCCCGGAAAACATGATTCAAGGGGCAGAGATCAAGTCCAGCTCATATCTTGGAGAACTGCTTCTTCAGGGATACATACCCTTCTCACTCAGCATATAGGCTTTCATTTCGAAAAAAAAAGGCTCCCATGGAAACATGAGGAGCCTTTTTTTTGACTGCAGGAGATTATACAGAGTCGATATCGTCGTACAGCGATGATTCTGTCGAATAGTAAGGGACTTTTTCCGAAGAGATATATTCATAGACACCGGCGGCAACCGAACCCGCAACCATGCCTGCTGTTGCCCCCAATAGACTGCCCTTTGCAGGATGCTTCCGGTCAGACAGCATGCCCATCGCTGTCCCTGCTGCAGTCGCAATTCCAAGCCATATGAGATATCGTGTTTTATTCATCCTCTCCTCTTCAAAAAGCAGTATAGAATACCACGAACGCCTGCATTCGGACAAAGGATATAGACAACATCTGCGCGATACTCCTTCCAGTGATATAATGAACTCATCATGACACCACAGCACGGAAACATGCTCTCCATTGCCTGGCTCTGCGCTGCCCTGGCGGCCATCCTTGCAGTTGTCGCGATAACCGCCGGGTTCGGCACACGGATAGGCTGGTGGGGATATAGGACAGGGCTTTCGCTCCTGAAATGGTCAGCCTGCGCTGAGCTTGCAATTGCAGCCTTCTCACTCGCAGGCAGTATCCTTGCCGCTTTCCGGGGTGGCAGCAGCGGACTTCCTCTGTATCTCCTTGCGTTCGTCATCAGCATTGCTTCGGTCATTGTTCCGTTTCGCATGTATCTTATTTCCCGCAGCGTGCCGGCGATCCATGACATCACTACGGACACGGAAAATCCTCCGCAATTCAATAGAGTCCTCGGCTTGCGAAAGGGCGCACTGAACCCGGCCGAATATGGAGGCCCTGAAATTGCACAACAGCAGAAAAAGGCATATCCGGACATTGCACCCCTGACGCTTGAAGTCCCTCCGGAGAAGGCCTTTGACCGAGCGCTTATCGAAGCAGGGAAGCAGAGATGGCAAGTTGTGAATGCTGACAAAGGCAATGGTCTGATCGAAGCCACGGATACGACATTCTGGTTCGGGTTCAGGGACGATATTGTAATCCGTATCACCCCTGAGGGAAACGGCAGCCGCGTCGATCTTCGCTCATTGTCTCGCGTCGGCAGGAGTGATGTTGGAGCGAATGCAGGCAGGATACGCAGATATCTGAATGCCCTGAAAAAAGGAGCTTAACCATGTTCCTTAAAATAGGCCACCGCGGAGCCGGTGCGTATGAGATCGAAAATACGGTTGAGAGCTTTAAGAAGGCTGTAGAGCTGGGCGCCAATGCCGTTGAACTTGATGTAAGGCAGTCAAAAGACGGGCATCTGATCCTCTCCCATGACGATAACCTCAAGAGAGTATTCGGGATTGACCTGCCCGTCCACGAAGCTTCATTGGCAGAGCTGAAAAAGACGAGCGGCAACAAAATGATCACCCTCGAAGATGCACTTCAGGCCTTGGGCAGCAAGGTCAAAAAGATCCTCGTAGAGTTGAAGGAAATCGGGCATGAAAAGAAGATCCTTGATACGATCAAGAAAGAAAAACGTAAGGGAAAGGTTATCATCGTCTCCTTCCATACCGAGGCACTCGACGCTGTACGAAAACTCGACCAGGAGATCGAGACCGGACTGATCTATACGAAATTCAGGAACCCCATAGAAGCGGCATTAAAGCTTCAGGCCCAGTATCTTGTTCCTCTTTATCGCTTCACCCATACCAGGGATATCGAAAAGGCCCATAAGAACAACCTGAAGGTGATCGTCTGGACCATCAACACAGAAGAAGAAGCACGGACATACAGAGCCAAGGGAGTTGACGGCATCGCAACCGATAAGCCTGATATCTTTCAGGGGATTTCGTGATCATGCCTGCCAGCCCGCTCTCCATGCCCTTTGTTGCCTTCCTTATTTTCACCCGGTAAAATAGATAGCACATATTTACTTCCGGCGACCTGTAGGCATTAACTATCTCTCGCCCCACGTAACAAGGATTCAGTTTAGCTGCGGAAAGAAAGTTCAGGGGAACTAAAAAGTCACTATGGATATATATAAAGAGATTGCGCGGCTCAATCCGCGGCAGGAAGAAGCGGTCATGCAGACTGACGGGCCCCTCCTTATCCTCGCCGGAG of Nitrospirota bacterium contains these proteins:
- a CDS encoding ammonium transporter; the encoded protein is MNKTRYLIWLGIATAAGTAMGMLSDRKHPAKGSLLGATAGMVAGSVAAGVYEYISSEKVPYYSTESSLYDDIDSV
- a CDS encoding DUF4149 domain-containing protein, whose amino-acid sequence is MKTILTHLYTLILSLWVGGIFLFTFVVTPVIFKSYGKDMAGDIVGKLFPSYFLFSIIVAVLSLVLFLLSVQDRAVPGYNLSLFLLTAAVILSLYVSVRLHPEIKRVKQEIASFEKTSPDDQLRKKFRTLHGQSAILNLLMLADGIVLLVISLRLDK
- a CDS encoding DEAD/DEAH box helicase; its protein translation is MRFDELNIHPKVLEGIQAAGFSTCTPVQALTLPEALKGRDIAAQAQTGTGKTAAFLISVFSRMLTMPAPGQGPSPRALVIAPTRELVVQIEAEAKLLGGFTGFTIVSAYGGIDYLKQRDDIARGVDMLIGTPGRLIDYLKQKVYSLRKTQFLVIDEADRMFDMGFIADLRFMLRRMAPYNERQSMLFSATLSNRVMELCYEHMNNPERFSVTPEQMTVDIIEQELYHVSKEEKFGLLLGLLKREPGGHYIIFCNMKSTADRLKTLLNANEYPAAAITGDLPQDKRIKVLNRFKSGDLAILIATDVASRGLHVDGITHVINYDLPQDSEDYVHRIGRTARAGAGGKAISLACESYVLSLHDIEEYIKKKIPTLPVTDELIVTDYKRVSLHQPQSRKGPPSRGKRPSDKGTKKYTSGSGSRSTGSSGSESRRRPDSQKRAGKKPASHAKPEPSGR
- a CDS encoding DUF1499 domain-containing protein; the protein is MLSIAWLCAALAAILAVVAITAGFGTRIGWWGYRTGLSLLKWSACAELAIAAFSLAGSILAAFRGGSSGLPLYLLAFVISIASVIVPFRMYLISRSVPAIHDITTDTENPPQFNRVLGLRKGALNPAEYGGPEIAQQQKKAYPDIAPLTLEVPPEKAFDRALIEAGKQRWQVVNADKGNGLIEATDTTFWFGFRDDIVIRITPEGNGSRVDLRSLSRVGRSDVGANAGRIRRYLNALKKGA
- a CDS encoding glycerophosphodiester phosphodiesterase, which codes for MFLKIGHRGAGAYEIENTVESFKKAVELGANAVELDVRQSKDGHLILSHDDNLKRVFGIDLPVHEASLAELKKTSGNKMITLEDALQALGSKVKKILVELKEIGHEKKILDTIKKEKRKGKVIIVSFHTEALDAVRKLDQEIETGLIYTKFRNPIEAALKLQAQYLVPLYRFTHTRDIEKAHKNNLKVIVWTINTEEEARTYRAKGVDGIATDKPDIFQGIS
- a CDS encoding DsrE family protein, encoding MSDKKFVFTLSHTTTNPIEVLGIMKIASNIKAFSDESEIAIFLIGEGVQLAKKGVIENISMEFEGKQVNFGEMLELLVDFGVKFYVCHAFMPGYGLTPENMIQGAEIKSSSYLGELLLQGYIPFSLSI
- a CDS encoding DUF2207 domain-containing protein — translated: MKTRLLALLFLFCLLVPVAQADERILSFHSDITVHEDAHLTVTETIVIRSEAIKIKHGIYRDFPQKYEEASGKIRKVGFRMVGVKRGGKPEPYATKDYENGIRTYIGSDNVTLAPGIYEYELTYTTDHQLGFFNEYDELYWNVTGN